From a single Bacteroidales bacterium genomic region:
- a CDS encoding T9SS type A sorting domain-containing protein, producing the protein MKRNLLPVMIYLFSMSLLSVNVMSQEWKTIKETVAGQNKSLEEVTFTKVTTGPVVNDGGWNYGMIWCDVDQDGLSDLFVVNNDANNGKHNFLYINNGGGTFTKVTEGVIVNDSGSSYAATAAMIGSGIYNIGIFVANHNENNCLYLRDGNGTFTKITDGIIVNDGGKSVGAAWADYDRDNLLDLYVVNRDQKNFLYHNLGNGTFEKITTGAIVNDIANSSVCAWGDYNNDGYPDLYVANAGAPGCLYKNNGDGTFTKVQDVPFISDISSCAGASWGDANNDGYLDLFVSTGLLGMYNNWFYLNNGDGTFAKVTDSPLVSDVLWSSGSAWGDFDKDGHLDLAVGGYDGNNLLFRNDRNGGFIKVENNAFVNDGNYTMGLAWADIDNDGDLDIFTAKNNYFGGNNSLFLNDGNENNWLKVLVQSNGIYSTPDCIGVRVEIKATIFGQPVTQVREISSQTGGGQGGQGEFTQFFGLGDATQVDTLRIYLDQNNPIYEEFSLTSINKLHFILIDPWGIGEDSKVNSTALQVYPNPADHLVTLSIAGNQNHINFTIMDMNGRVIEQSGFTGNETILDISNFKPGFYFIRMMINGVLVTKKLAVM; encoded by the coding sequence ATGAAAAGAAATTTACTCCCTGTAATGATTTACCTGTTTTCGATGTCTCTTTTATCTGTTAATGTAATGTCTCAGGAATGGAAGACCATAAAAGAAACTGTTGCTGGACAAAACAAAAGTTTGGAAGAGGTCACCTTCACCAAAGTCACAACAGGGCCGGTAGTGAATGATGGAGGGTGGAATTATGGGATGATCTGGTGCGATGTTGATCAGGATGGGCTTTCCGATCTTTTTGTTGTAAATAATGACGCTAACAACGGAAAGCATAATTTCCTTTACATCAACAATGGCGGAGGCACTTTTACCAAAGTCACCGAAGGAGTAATTGTGAATGACTCCGGGAGTTCTTATGCGGCAACAGCTGCCATGATTGGCAGCGGTATTTATAACATAGGGATATTCGTGGCAAATCATAACGAAAACAATTGCCTTTACCTAAGAGATGGAAATGGCACTTTTACAAAAATTACCGACGGGATTATTGTAAATGATGGTGGCAAATCGGTTGGCGCTGCCTGGGCTGATTATGACCGTGACAACTTGCTTGATCTTTACGTAGTGAATCGCGACCAGAAAAATTTCCTTTACCACAACCTGGGAAATGGTACTTTTGAGAAGATCACAACAGGCGCCATCGTAAACGATATAGCCAACTCAAGCGTTTGTGCCTGGGGTGACTACAACAACGATGGTTACCCCGATCTTTATGTTGCTAATGCGGGAGCCCCGGGCTGTCTTTACAAAAACAATGGCGACGGGACATTCACCAAAGTCCAGGATGTACCCTTTATTTCCGACATCTCGAGTTGCGCAGGCGCCAGTTGGGGAGACGCCAACAACGACGGTTACCTCGACCTTTTTGTTTCAACCGGTTTGCTCGGCATGTATAACAACTGGTTTTACCTGAACAACGGCGACGGAACCTTTGCTAAAGTTACTGACAGCCCGCTGGTTAGTGATGTATTATGGTCGTCCGGTAGCGCCTGGGGTGATTTTGACAAGGATGGTCATCTTGATCTTGCTGTTGGCGGCTACGACGGAAATAACCTGCTTTTCAGAAACGACCGGAACGGGGGATTTATAAAAGTAGAAAACAATGCTTTTGTAAACGATGGGAACTATACCATGGGATTGGCCTGGGCAGATATTGACAACGACGGCGATCTCGACATTTTCACTGCCAAAAACAATTATTTTGGCGGCAATAATTCACTATTCCTCAATGATGGCAATGAAAATAACTGGCTGAAAGTGCTTGTACAAAGCAACGGCATCTACTCAACACCTGATTGCATCGGTGTACGCGTGGAGATCAAGGCAACCATCTTTGGTCAGCCTGTGACCCAGGTTCGCGAAATCAGCTCCCAAACGGGAGGTGGACAGGGCGGGCAAGGCGAATTTACGCAATTCTTCGGATTAGGCGACGCAACGCAGGTGGATACCCTCAGAATTTACCTTGACCAAAACAACCCGATTTATGAGGAATTTAGTCTCACAAGTATCAACAAATTGCATTTTATTTTGATCGACCCCTGGGGAATTGGTGAGGATAGCAAGGTGAACTCAACTGCGCTCCAGGTTTATCCCAATCCGGCTGATCATCTTGTAACCCTCTCCATTGCAGGCAACCAAAATCATATCAACTTCACAATCATGGATATGAATGGAAGAGTAATCGAACAATCAGGCTTCACTGGAAACGAAACAATACTCGACATCAGCAATTTCAAACCAGGATTTTATTTCATCAGGATGATGATCAATGGAGTATTAGTCACCAAAAAGTTGGCTGTAATGTAG
- a CDS encoding sodium:calcium antiporter, producing the protein MDIIFALLGIVLSGFIIWRSTDGFELASDFLGRRLTKGIKGATINAIASSMPEFLSTLFFLFYLRKSDGFSGGLGITAGSAIFNILIIPFSIFVVVRLTNKNAIITLVRQTMVRDGIALIIITGLLAILINHGRLNWVDGMLLTAPYLIYIAWLFISHKKIIGKGENYRYSPLTAKIAVEDYLLINLEKFVLKGKSIGTANAWRLLSFSTLVMIIGTWLLVYSTDELGKAMDIPLIFISVILASAASSIPDTMISIRDARKGNYEDAFSNALGSNIFDISFALGFPLLLYTIFFGSISMDQQILDASFDIWFALLIITIGTMLIFITGNQFNTTKAIALALLYIGFLVFIYFEIILNINFLNPDTPDNIMDYFRLN; encoded by the coding sequence ATGGATATCATTTTTGCTTTGCTTGGGATTGTTTTAAGTGGTTTTATTATTTGGCGCTCTACCGATGGGTTTGAACTGGCCAGCGATTTTTTGGGAAGGAGACTCACCAAAGGTATCAAAGGTGCGACAATCAATGCTATTGCCAGCTCAATGCCCGAGTTTTTATCAACGCTCTTTTTCTTGTTCTATTTAAGGAAGTCTGATGGGTTTTCGGGTGGCCTTGGCATAACGGCGGGCAGCGCCATTTTTAACATACTGATCATCCCATTTTCAATTTTCGTTGTTGTGCGCCTGACCAACAAAAATGCAATCATCACACTGGTAAGACAAACCATGGTTCGCGACGGCATAGCTTTGATTATCATCACGGGACTCCTGGCGATCCTTATTAATCATGGCCGCCTCAACTGGGTCGATGGAATGCTGCTAACGGCTCCTTATCTGATTTACATTGCCTGGCTTTTTATTTCGCATAAAAAGATTATTGGTAAGGGCGAAAACTACAGGTACTCGCCACTAACTGCTAAGATTGCTGTTGAAGACTATCTGCTAATCAATCTTGAAAAGTTTGTTCTGAAGGGAAAATCAATTGGTACTGCCAATGCCTGGCGTCTTCTATCATTCAGCACCCTGGTGATGATAATCGGTACATGGCTTCTTGTCTATTCCACCGATGAGTTGGGTAAAGCAATGGATATTCCGCTGATTTTTATTTCGGTGATCCTTGCATCCGCGGCATCAAGTATCCCCGATACCATGATCTCCATTCGTGATGCCCGCAAAGGTAACTACGAAGACGCTTTCTCGAACGCTCTTGGGAGTAACATTTTCGACATCAGTTTTGCCCTTGGATTTCCACTGTTACTTTACACTATCTTTTTCGGATCAATCTCCATGGATCAGCAAATTCTTGATGCCTCTTTTGATATCTGGTTTGCACTGTTAATTATTACCATCGGAACAATGTTGATTTTCATTACAGGGAATCAATTCAACACAACCAAAGCAATTGCACTGGCGCTGCTTTACATCGGGTTTTTGGTGTTTATTTATTTTGAAATCATCCTGAATATAAACTTCTTAAATCCAGACACACCGGATAATATCATGGACTATTTCCGATTGAATTAG
- a CDS encoding glycosyltransferase family 9 protein, with protein MHDPQNTPSIFCTFAKNFRVKKILVIRFSSIGDIVLTTPIVRCLKKQLAESEVHYLTKQAFEPVLKSNPYIDKIITIHKNIDEVIPGLLKEHYDHIVDLHKNFRSFGIRLKLGRKGTSFTKLNFRKWLLVRFKINLLPDIHIVDRYFSAVKGLGVINDMAGLDYYIADQDRISMDLLPQTHQKGYVAMVIGGKHKTKQLPTEKVIELIGRFTYPVVILGGPEEIEEGRKIEQQVGERVSSTCGKFNISQSASIVEQARVVITNDTGLMHIAAAFNKPLISIWGNTVPELGMYPYMPQHSDRFRIFEVNGLPCRPCSKIGFEKCPEKHFKCMMDQDVNTIVEAIKKFWGNK; from the coding sequence ATGCACGATCCCCAAAACACTCCCTCCATATTTTGTACTTTCGCCAAAAATTTCCGGGTGAAGAAGATACTTGTCATACGTTTCAGCTCCATTGGCGATATTGTGCTGACTACGCCGATTGTACGATGCCTGAAAAAGCAGCTTGCAGAAAGTGAGGTGCACTACCTCACCAAGCAGGCATTTGAACCGGTGTTGAAGAGCAATCCATACATTGACAAAATAATCACCATCCATAAGAACATTGATGAAGTAATTCCCGGATTGTTAAAAGAGCATTACGATCACATAGTTGATCTTCATAAAAACTTTCGTTCATTTGGGATAAGGCTGAAACTTGGAAGGAAGGGCACTTCATTCACAAAACTCAACTTCAGGAAATGGCTGTTGGTAAGATTCAAGATCAATCTTTTGCCCGATATCCACATTGTTGACAGGTACTTCAGTGCGGTTAAGGGTCTTGGTGTGATTAACGATATGGCAGGCCTTGATTATTATATTGCTGATCAGGACCGGATTTCGATGGATTTGCTCCCTCAAACCCATCAGAAGGGATATGTAGCTATGGTGATTGGCGGAAAGCATAAAACCAAACAACTGCCGACCGAAAAAGTCATTGAACTGATCGGCCGGTTTACTTATCCGGTAGTAATTCTTGGCGGCCCCGAAGAGATTGAAGAGGGAAGAAAAATTGAACAACAGGTTGGGGAACGGGTTTCTTCAACCTGCGGGAAATTTAATATCAGCCAGTCGGCATCGATTGTAGAACAGGCCAGGGTGGTAATCACCAATGACACCGGTCTGATGCATATCGCGGCGGCTTTCAACAAACCGCTGATCTCCATCTGGGGAAATACAGTGCCCGAGCTTGGGATGTATCCTTACATGCCGCAACATTCTGATAGATTCAGGATTTTTGAAGTCAATGGGTTACCCTGCAGGCCATGCTCGAAGATTGGTTTTGAAAAATGCCCGGAAAAGCATTTCAAATGTATGATGGATCAGGATGTGAATACAATCGTTGAAGCAATAAAAAAGTTTTGGGGAAATAAATAA
- a CDS encoding TatD family hydrolase — MILTDTHTHLYLEHFDPDRDEMLSRAFDAGVKFMLLPNIDSVSAPKMLDLCARYPKNLFPMIGLHPTDVKENFENELENVVRLLNTNTFYAIGETGIDLYWDKTFIAEQKIALRYQIQLAKDHRLPIVLHVRESFDEIFGVLYETADEHLTGVFHCFTGTAEQAAKAIGMGFKLGLGGVLTYKNSGLDKVVTAIDMKHFLLETDSPFLSPNPFRGKRNESSYIRFVAEKLAEIKGLTIEEVAAITTRNAIELFRFPTI, encoded by the coding sequence ATGATCCTGACTGACACACATACACATCTTTACCTTGAGCATTTTGATCCGGATCGCGACGAAATGCTCAGCCGTGCTTTCGATGCGGGAGTAAAATTCATGCTCCTGCCAAATATCGACAGTGTATCGGCGCCAAAAATGCTTGACCTGTGTGCCCGTTATCCCAAAAATCTGTTTCCGATGATCGGGCTACATCCTACTGACGTAAAAGAGAACTTTGAAAATGAATTGGAAAATGTAGTCCGGTTGCTAAACACAAATACGTTTTATGCAATTGGTGAAACAGGGATTGATCTTTACTGGGACAAGACATTTATTGCTGAACAAAAAATCGCATTGCGTTATCAGATTCAACTGGCAAAAGATCATAGATTACCCATTGTCTTGCACGTCAGAGAATCGTTTGACGAGATTTTCGGGGTGTTATATGAGACAGCAGACGAACATTTGACCGGTGTTTTTCATTGCTTTACCGGCACTGCAGAACAAGCTGCAAAAGCCATCGGGATGGGATTTAAGCTGGGATTAGGTGGAGTATTGACATACAAAAATTCAGGGCTTGACAAAGTAGTGACCGCTATTGACATGAAACACTTTTTACTCGAGACCGATTCGCCTTTTCTAAGTCCAAATCCTTTCAGGGGGAAACGTAACGAAAGTTCCTACATCAGGTTTGTTGCAGAGAAACTGGCCGAAATAAAGGGATTAACCATTGAGGAGGTTGCTGCCATTACTACCCGTAATGCCATCGAACTTTTCAGATTTCCGACAATTTAA
- a CDS encoding asparaginase encodes MKSSSKKSILVIYTGGTIGMIKDVGTGVLKPFNFDSVYEHLPSLKLFDFTIDNYCFDPVIDSSNMQPKYWIEIARVIEKKYEDYDGFVVLHGSDTMAYTASALSFMFENLNKPVILTGSQLPLGMVRTDGRENFVTALEIAAATIDDTPIVPEVAIYFENQLMRGNRTIKFNAENFEAFRSPNYPPLATVGIHIKYNHAQIRKPNFKKLRLNTNLCTDIVILKLFPGITENTIRAILQTDGLRGIIFETYGTGNAPTEKWLLDLLADTVDKGIVILNVTQCQGGSVDMEKYQTGMALKKVGVLSGNDITTEAAIAKMMHVLANYKKPSEINSMMISTIAGEVTMDK; translated from the coding sequence ATGAAATCCTCATCAAAAAAGTCCATCCTGGTGATTTATACCGGCGGTACGATCGGAATGATTAAGGATGTGGGAACCGGCGTTCTAAAACCCTTTAATTTCGATAGTGTTTATGAACACCTGCCTTCACTCAAACTATTTGATTTCACCATAGATAACTATTGCTTTGACCCTGTGATTGATTCGTCCAATATGCAGCCTAAGTATTGGATAGAAATTGCCCGCGTGATTGAAAAAAAATATGAGGATTATGATGGTTTTGTTGTGCTACACGGATCTGACACCATGGCTTACACCGCATCGGCGCTTAGCTTCATGTTTGAAAACCTCAATAAACCGGTGATTCTGACAGGTTCGCAACTGCCTCTGGGGATGGTTCGCACTGATGGTCGCGAAAACTTTGTGACAGCCCTCGAAATTGCAGCTGCAACGATTGATGATACACCCATCGTCCCCGAAGTAGCCATTTATTTCGAAAATCAACTGATGCGTGGAAACCGAACTATCAAATTTAACGCAGAAAACTTCGAGGCATTCCGATCACCAAATTACCCCCCATTAGCCACTGTAGGCATTCACATCAAATATAATCATGCTCAGATACGAAAACCAAACTTCAAGAAGCTGAGGCTTAATACAAACCTTTGCACCGACATTGTTATTTTAAAACTCTTTCCTGGAATTACTGAAAATACAATCCGTGCAATTCTTCAAACAGATGGCTTGCGGGGTATTATATTTGAAACTTACGGCACTGGAAATGCTCCAACCGAAAAGTGGCTGCTCGATCTGCTGGCTGATACCGTTGACAAAGGGATTGTTATTTTAAACGTCACTCAATGCCAGGGTGGAAGTGTAGACATGGAAAAATACCAGACCGGTATGGCATTGAAAAAAGTTGGCGTCTTAAGCGGAAACGACATCACCACTGAGGCAGCAATTGCAAAAATGATGCATGTATTGGCGAACTACAAAAAGCCCTCAGAAATCAATTCCATGATGATATCAACCATTGCAGGAGAAGTAACAATGGATAAATAA
- a CDS encoding MotA/TolQ/ExbB proton channel family protein, giving the protein MKKLFAFLTIAALFTFGIAVTVFAQDQTTTDQAAQTEAADMGQDESMEDEPVQSTLEAEPEVEKEFHQILKEKFIEGDWRFMGIVLLTLIFGLALSIERIIYLNLSTTNTSKLLNKVESALETGGIESAKEVCKNTRGPVAGIFYQGLERYSEGLDIVEKSVVGYGSVLMGRLESGLSWISLFIALAPMLGFLGTVIGMVQAFDDIAAAGDISPTIVASGIKVALLTTVFGLVVAIILQLFYNYIVSKIDGLVNSMEDSTISFIDILTKFKLNKK; this is encoded by the coding sequence ATGAAAAAATTATTTGCTTTTTTGACGATTGCTGCACTCTTCACATTTGGAATTGCAGTTACAGTTTTTGCACAGGATCAAACTACCACAGACCAGGCGGCTCAGACTGAAGCAGCAGATATGGGTCAGGATGAGAGCATGGAAGACGAACCCGTGCAATCCACTCTCGAAGCCGAACCAGAGGTAGAAAAAGAATTTCACCAGATTTTAAAAGAAAAATTCATTGAGGGTGACTGGCGTTTTATGGGTATCGTATTGCTCACGCTGATATTCGGGTTGGCATTGTCCATTGAAAGGATTATTTACTTAAACCTTTCCACAACCAATACCAGCAAGCTACTGAATAAAGTGGAATCTGCCCTCGAAACCGGTGGAATTGAAAGCGCAAAAGAGGTCTGCAAAAATACAAGAGGTCCTGTGGCTGGTATTTTTTACCAGGGCCTTGAAAGGTACAGTGAAGGATTGGATATTGTTGAGAAATCAGTTGTTGGGTATGGCAGTGTGTTAATGGGACGCCTGGAGTCAGGTTTGTCCTGGATTTCACTTTTTATTGCCCTTGCCCCTATGCTTGGCTTCCTTGGAACAGTTATCGGAATGGTTCAGGCATTTGATGATATCGCAGCTGCCGGTGACATTTCTCCAACCATCGTAGCCAGTGGTATTAAAGTAGCTCTTTTAACCACAGTTTTCGGATTGGTCGTTGCTATTATCCTTCAGCTTTTTTACAACTACATTGTGTCAAAAATTGATGGCCTTGTCAACAGTATGGAAGACAGTACCATTTCTTTTATTGATATTCTTACAAAATTCAAACTCAACAAAAAATAG
- a CDS encoding biopolymer transporter ExbD, with amino-acid sequence MARPLQEINAGSMADIAFLLLIFFLVTTTMDVDTGIGRRLPPPLTGDEKPPDINERNIFTVNINSRDRLQVDGQPGDIRTLRQQTKEFLRNPQNRDDMPEMITKTFPELGAVRVPKNAVISLKNDRGTSYKMYIAVQNELAAAIAELRNELSMEKFGKRFTELTIDTQIEAIQSAVPIPISEAEPVEVGGE; translated from the coding sequence ATGGCAAGGCCACTTCAAGAAATTAATGCCGGATCAATGGCAGATATCGCCTTCTTGTTGCTGATCTTCTTCCTGGTAACAACAACCATGGATGTGGATACAGGAATCGGAAGGAGACTTCCACCGCCATTAACCGGTGATGAAAAACCACCGGACATTAACGAACGTAACATCTTTACTGTTAATATCAACAGTCGCGATCGCCTTCAGGTTGATGGCCAACCTGGTGATATCCGTACACTTCGTCAGCAAACCAAAGAGTTTCTGAGGAATCCGCAAAACCGTGATGATATGCCTGAGATGATTACCAAGACATTTCCAGAGCTTGGCGCTGTCAGGGTACCCAAGAATGCTGTCATTTCATTGAAAAATGACCGTGGAACATCCTACAAGATGTACATTGCCGTCCAAAATGAATTGGCGGCTGCTATCGCAGAATTACGGAACGAACTTTCGATGGAAAAATTTGGTAAACGCTTCACCGAGCTTACTATTGATACTCAAATTGAGGCCATCCAGTCAGCCGTTCCAATTCCTATTTCAGAAGCTGAACCAGTAGAAGTTGGAGGAGAATAA
- a CDS encoding biopolymer transporter ExbD produces the protein MARFKRGKKGGTPGISTASLPDIIFMLLFFFMVTTVMREVTLIVKIKPPEASEVSRLEKKALVSYIYIGVPVKANLFGTKPRIQLNDQFARTSDIPTFVTSERQARDESDRRFITTSLKVDEGIRMGIVTDVKQELRKAGAFRINYSTRKVEKLNFAKF, from the coding sequence ATGGCAAGATTTAAAAGAGGAAAAAAAGGGGGCACCCCTGGAATCAGTACAGCATCATTACCTGATATTATTTTCATGTTGCTGTTCTTCTTCATGGTTACCACTGTGATGCGGGAAGTAACACTGATAGTAAAAATTAAACCGCCGGAAGCTTCTGAGGTAAGCCGGCTTGAAAAGAAAGCACTGGTTAGCTACATTTACATTGGAGTCCCGGTAAAGGCTAATCTTTTTGGTACAAAGCCACGTATCCAGCTGAACGACCAGTTTGCCAGAACCTCAGACATACCTACTTTCGTTACCTCTGAGCGTCAGGCTCGTGACGAATCCGACAGGAGGTTCATCACCACATCACTCAAAGTGGATGAAGGGATACGAATGGGAATTGTAACCGATGTAAAACAAGAGCTGAGAAAAGCAGGTGCTTTTAGAATTAATTATTCAACCAGGAAAGTTGAAAAATTGAATTTTGCGAAGTTCTGA
- the aspS gene encoding aspartate--tRNA ligase — MYRTHNCGELNLGFVGKYVTLSGWVQRVRDKGGLIWIDLRDRYGITQLIMEEGKTNIGLISEVKKTGREYVIRVSGKVIERSAKNLKMPTGEIEIFVDQFEVLNPAKLPPFTIEDQTDGGDELRMKFRYLDLRRNTVKNNLMLRHRMAIETRNYLDQQHFVEIETPVLMKSTPEGARDFVVPSRMNQGEFYALPQSPQTFKQLLMVAGFDRYYQIVKCFRDEDLRADRQPEFTQIDCEMSFIEQNDVLETFEGLAKHLFKVVKQIDMTEKFPRMTFADAMKNYGSDKPDIRFGMTFVELNDLTKGKGFKVFDDAELVVGVNVPGCADYTRKQLDQLTEFVKKPQLGASGLVYLRFNNDGTVKSSVDKFFDESQLQLWTASFDAAPGDLMLILAGKTTPTRKALSALRLEMADQLGLRKPDVFAPLWVIDFPLLEWDEESGRFFAMHHPFTSPKISDVHLLDTAPEQVRANAYDLVINGVEIGGGSIRIHNKILQGKMFQILGFTAEEAQNQFGFLMNAFEFGAPPHGGIALGFDRLVSLFGGSDSIRDFIAFPKNNAGRDVMIDAPSTIAKEQLEELGLIIAPKSK; from the coding sequence ATGTACAGAACACATAATTGCGGAGAACTAAACCTGGGCTTTGTTGGTAAGTATGTTACCCTTAGCGGCTGGGTGCAGCGAGTCAGAGACAAAGGAGGCCTGATCTGGATTGATCTTCGCGACCGTTATGGAATTACCCAGCTGATCATGGAAGAAGGAAAAACCAATATTGGGTTGATCAGTGAAGTAAAAAAAACCGGCCGTGAATATGTAATCAGAGTCAGCGGGAAAGTAATCGAAAGAAGTGCGAAAAATCTGAAGATGCCTACAGGAGAAATCGAGATATTTGTTGATCAGTTCGAAGTGCTCAACCCTGCCAAATTACCACCATTTACTATTGAAGACCAGACCGATGGAGGTGATGAACTCCGAATGAAATTCAGGTACCTTGATCTGCGCAGAAACACCGTAAAAAACAACCTGATGCTTCGGCACAGAATGGCTATTGAAACAAGAAATTATTTAGATCAGCAACATTTTGTCGAAATTGAAACCCCAGTCCTCATGAAGTCAACCCCGGAAGGAGCGCGTGACTTTGTAGTGCCTTCAAGGATGAACCAGGGCGAATTTTATGCCCTGCCCCAATCCCCGCAAACATTCAAACAACTTTTAATGGTTGCGGGGTTTGACCGGTACTACCAGATTGTGAAATGCTTCCGAGACGAGGATTTGCGTGCTGACCGACAGCCCGAATTTACACAGATTGACTGTGAGATGTCATTCATTGAGCAAAATGATGTGTTGGAGACTTTTGAAGGATTGGCCAAACATCTTTTCAAAGTGGTGAAGCAGATTGATATGACCGAAAAATTTCCGAGAATGACCTTTGCTGATGCGATGAAAAATTATGGCAGCGATAAACCGGACATACGATTCGGGATGACCTTTGTTGAGCTGAATGATCTTACGAAAGGCAAAGGATTTAAAGTATTTGACGATGCAGAGTTGGTAGTTGGTGTCAACGTGCCGGGTTGTGCTGATTATACGCGCAAGCAACTGGATCAGTTAACCGAATTCGTAAAGAAGCCACAACTTGGTGCTTCAGGCTTGGTTTACTTAAGATTTAATAACGATGGTACGGTTAAATCATCTGTTGACAAGTTTTTCGATGAAAGTCAACTACAATTGTGGACTGCTTCATTCGATGCTGCACCCGGAGATTTGATGCTTATCCTGGCTGGAAAAACCACTCCAACGAGAAAAGCCTTGAGTGCACTTCGTCTCGAAATGGCTGATCAGCTGGGGCTGCGAAAGCCGGATGTGTTTGCACCGCTTTGGGTGATTGATTTCCCATTACTCGAATGGGATGAGGAATCAGGGCGTTTTTTTGCTATGCATCACCCGTTTACTTCGCCAAAGATTTCAGATGTTCATCTGCTTGATACTGCCCCTGAGCAGGTACGTGCCAATGCTTACGATCTGGTGATCAACGGGGTGGAAATTGGTGGTGGTTCTATTAGAATTCACAATAAAATTCTCCAGGGTAAGATGTTCCAGATACTCGGTTTTACCGCTGAAGAGGCTCAAAACCAATTTGGTTTTCTGATGAATGCCTTTGAGTTTGGCGCACCACCGCATGGAGGCATTGCCCTTGGTTTCGATCGTTTGGTTTCACTTTTTGGAGGTTCGGACTCCATCCGCGACTTTATTGCTTTCCCAAAAAACAATGCTGGCCGGGATGTAATGATTGATGCACCTTCTACAATAGCAAAAGAGCAATTGGAAGAACTGGGACTTATAATTGCACCGAAAAGCAAATAA
- a CDS encoding PorT family protein, producing the protein MKKAILIIAILITGIEGFSQSPTTSTRKKFSTIIDVFTDINVNIPDSVDTRFFNLGANFSGLYDYRFGESDYSFAFGIGIGSHNFYNNCFVVVDTLGVSEFQRIKTLYPGTNYDKNKISYTYFDIPLEFRLRTKKEIRAALGFKFGFLIDTHSKYKGDDYLYETNDQLLVKFKDVDNIQDLRYGITARVGWKFINLTGFYSLSKVFENQKGPDMYPISVGISLMPF; encoded by the coding sequence ATGAAAAAAGCCATCTTGATAATTGCAATATTGATTACCGGTATTGAGGGCTTCTCTCAAAGCCCCACAACAAGCACACGTAAAAAATTCAGCACCATTATTGATGTTTTCACCGACATAAATGTAAATATCCCTGATTCCGTCGACACACGCTTCTTTAATTTGGGGGCAAACTTTTCAGGTCTGTATGACTATCGTTTCGGAGAAAGTGATTACAGTTTTGCCTTCGGCATAGGGATCGGATCACATAACTTTTACAACAACTGTTTTGTTGTGGTTGATACTTTAGGGGTTTCAGAATTTCAACGTATCAAGACCCTGTATCCCGGCACCAATTATGATAAAAACAAAATCTCCTACACCTACTTTGATATTCCCCTCGAGTTTAGGCTGCGAACCAAAAAGGAAATTAGGGCTGCTCTTGGTTTTAAATTTGGATTTCTGATCGACACACACTCAAAATACAAAGGCGACGATTATCTTTATGAGACTAACGATCAGCTGCTTGTCAAATTCAAAGATGTTGATAACATTCAGGATTTGAGATACGGTATCACTGCACGTGTCGGATGGAAATTCATTAACCTTACAGGGTTTTACTCGTTATCAAAAGTTTTCGAAAATCAAAAAGGTCCGGATATGTACCCCATTTCTGTAGGTATTTCGTTGATGCCTTTTTAA